A single window of Leptolyngbya ohadii IS1 DNA harbors:
- the ilvN gene encoding acetolactate synthase small subunit encodes MKHTLSVLVEDEAGVLTRIAGLFARRGFNIESLAVGPAEQDGVSRITMVVPGDDGIIEQVTKQLYRLINVIKVQDITEDPCVERELMLLKVNATSSNRSEIIELSQIFRARVVDVGEDALTLEVVGDPGKIVAIQQTLSRFGIREVARTGKIALIRESGVNTEYLKSLTEAKV; translated from the coding sequence ATGAAGCACACCCTATCCGTACTGGTTGAAGATGAAGCGGGCGTTTTGACCCGAATTGCCGGACTGTTTGCCCGTCGGGGCTTTAATATCGAAAGTCTGGCAGTGGGTCCTGCCGAGCAGGATGGCGTTTCGCGAATCACGATGGTCGTTCCGGGCGACGACGGCATTATTGAACAGGTCACAAAGCAGCTCTACCGCCTGATTAACGTGATCAAGGTGCAGGACATCACAGAAGATCCGTGCGTGGAGCGGGAACTGATGCTGCTGAAGGTCAATGCCACCAGCTCTAATCGATCGGAGATTATTGAGCTGTCCCAAATTTTCCGGGCGCGGGTCGTGGATGTGGGTGAGGATGCCCTGACACTGGAAGTGGTCGGTGATCCGGGTAAAATTGTTGCGATCCAGCAAACCCTGAGCCGTTTTGGCATTCGGGAAGTTGCCCGCACCGGGAAAATTGCCCTGATTCGCGAATCGGGTGTAAACACGGAATATCTGAAGTCTCTGACCGAGGCAAAGGTGTAA
- a CDS encoding glycosyltransferase family 2 protein — translation MGAKYSLVVPIYNEEENIAELYRRLSDMANSLDGEAEFILINDGSRDRSLVILRELHQKDGRVCYLSLARNFGHQIAVTAGLNFARGEAIVVMDADLQDPPELIPEMVDRWQQGYQVVYAQRTQRRKENWLKRLLAFGFYRVLRHLADVEIPTDTGDFCLMDRQVVAVLNAMPERNRYIRGLRAWTGFHQTAILFERDPRYAGKEKYTFGKSLALAINGLVSFSKVPLRLATYLGLAAAAISLLMAVLVLYWRFFAPNSPLTGFAAITVVVFFLGAVQLICIGILGEYIGRIYEEVKGRPLYTLSEVGGFPQR, via the coding sequence ATGGGTGCTAAATACTCCCTGGTTGTGCCGATCTACAACGAGGAAGAAAACATTGCCGAACTTTATCGCCGCCTCAGCGACATGGCAAACTCCCTGGACGGTGAAGCCGAGTTTATTTTGATTAATGACGGCAGCCGCGATCGTTCTCTGGTTATCCTCAGGGAACTGCACCAGAAAGATGGGCGGGTGTGCTATCTCAGCCTTGCCCGCAATTTTGGACACCAGATTGCCGTGACCGCCGGACTGAATTTTGCCCGTGGAGAGGCGATCGTGGTGATGGATGCCGACCTGCAAGACCCGCCGGAACTGATTCCTGAAATGGTCGATCGCTGGCAGCAGGGCTATCAGGTGGTTTATGCTCAGCGCACCCAGCGGCGAAAGGAAAACTGGCTGAAGCGTCTGCTGGCGTTTGGCTTCTATCGCGTCCTGCGCCACCTTGCAGATGTGGAAATTCCCACGGATACGGGCGACTTTTGCCTGATGGATCGCCAGGTGGTTGCTGTCTTAAATGCCATGCCGGAACGCAATCGCTATATTCGCGGCTTACGAGCATGGACAGGATTTCACCAGACCGCCATCCTGTTTGAACGCGATCCCCGCTATGCCGGAAAGGAAAAGTACACCTTCGGCAAATCCCTGGCGCTGGCAATTAACGGTCTAGTTTCCTTCTCCAAAGTTCCGCTGCGGCTTGCGACCTATCTGGGATTGGCGGCGGCGGCAATTTCCCTGCTGATGGCAGTTCTGGTGCTGTACTGGCGCTTTTTTGCGCCGAATTCTCCCCTCACTGGGTTTGCCGCCATTACCGTCGTTGTGTTCTTCCTGGGCGCAGTTCAGCTCATCTGTATTGGCATCCTGGGCGAATACATCGGGCGGATTTACGAGGAAGTAAAAGGCAGACCGCTGTACACCCTATCGGAAGTAGGCGGATTTCCGCAGCGGTAG
- a CDS encoding class I SAM-dependent methyltransferase — MQDEILKEEILRKEQEFHDRWASLIDVEGIRVQDYFEACTAPENRFILHQLGDVRGKLLLDLGCGAGENSVYFASRGARCVASDYSPGMVEVALKLAQSNGVNVEGRVINAMAIDYPDNTFDIVYASNLLHHIPNPKLTIREIHRVLKPGGVMCFWDPLKHNPVINVYRRMATKVRTEDETPLDINLVNFIDDLFGRTVYDTFWIATLWIFLQFYLIEKVHPNSERYWKKIIIEHQRLQPTYDRLEKIDRILKRIPGMKRFAWNLAVVAIK, encoded by the coding sequence ATGCAGGACGAAATTCTGAAAGAAGAGATTCTACGCAAAGAGCAGGAATTCCACGATCGCTGGGCGTCCCTGATCGATGTGGAGGGTATCCGCGTCCAGGATTACTTTGAAGCCTGCACTGCCCCGGAAAATCGGTTTATTCTTCATCAGTTGGGGGACGTGCGCGGCAAATTATTGCTAGACCTGGGCTGCGGAGCCGGGGAGAACAGCGTTTATTTTGCCAGTCGAGGGGCACGCTGTGTTGCATCGGACTATTCGCCGGGAATGGTGGAGGTGGCATTAAAGCTGGCGCAGTCGAACGGGGTGAACGTCGAGGGGCGGGTGATTAACGCAATGGCGATCGACTATCCCGACAATACGTTTGACATTGTCTACGCCTCGAATTTGCTGCACCATATCCCCAACCCCAAGCTGACCATTCGAGAAATTCATCGCGTTCTGAAGCCGGGCGGTGTCATGTGCTTCTGGGACCCGCTCAAGCATAATCCGGTCATTAACGTTTATCGGCGGATGGCGACAAAAGTGCGAACCGAGGACGAAACACCGCTGGATATCAATCTGGTCAACTTTATCGACGATCTGTTTGGTAGAACGGTTTACGATACCTTCTGGATCGCCACGCTGTGGATTTTTCTTCAGTTTTATTTAATTGAGAAGGTTCACCCCAACTCCGAGCGTTACTGGAAGAAGATTATTATTGAGCATCAGCGACTCCAGCCGACTTACGATCGCCTCGAAAAGATCGATCGCATTCTCAAGCGCATTCCGGGCATGAAGCGATTTGCCTGGAATCTGGCGGTAGTCGCTATCAAGTAG
- a CDS encoding DUF4079 domain-containing protein, whose amino-acid sequence MNFEIPESVKVWSQFGHPILMWVLFAATVYAAYLGFQWRRARTAEGDEKKELLKGRYNIRHHYYGAGLLSVMVLGTIGGMAVTYINNGKLFVGPHLLAGLGMTGLIATSASLTPFMQKGHDWARVTHIALNVVLVALFGWQAVTGMQIVQRILERMAG is encoded by the coding sequence ATGAACTTCGAGATTCCGGAGTCGGTCAAGGTTTGGAGCCAGTTTGGACATCCTATTCTGATGTGGGTGCTGTTCGCTGCCACGGTCTATGCTGCCTATCTTGGCTTTCAGTGGCGACGTGCCCGCACAGCGGAAGGCGATGAGAAAAAGGAACTGCTGAAGGGTCGGTACAACATCCGACACCACTATTATGGAGCAGGGCTGCTGTCTGTGATGGTGCTGGGGACGATCGGCGGCATGGCAGTTACCTATATCAATAACGGCAAACTGTTTGTGGGTCCGCACCTGCTGGCAGGACTGGGGATGACGGGGCTGATTGCCACCTCTGCTTCCCTGACTCCCTTTATGCAAAAGGGACACGACTGGGCACGAGTGACTCACATTGCACTAAATGTAGTGCTGGTGGCGCTATTTGGCTGGCAGGCAGTGACGGGAATGCAGATTGTGCAGCGAATTCTGGAGCGGATGGCGGGCTAA
- a CDS encoding shikimate dehydrogenase — protein MMTLPSHSTITGKTKLLGVIGYPIEHSLSPVMHNAALAALGSSYAYLPFAIDPADLPLALAGFEAIGLQGFNVTIPHKQAIMPLLNDISEIAQAIGAVNTVCRTESGWYGTNTDLDGFLAPLKAQPQTWTESIAVILGNGGAARAVVAGCHQLGCRKIAVVGRDRQKLEAFWQSWQNHPVSAQLTVSEWQNLPDLLPQAHLLVNTTPIGMAPHSENSPIDPTLMAKLTPGTIAYDLIYTPRPTKFLQQAENQGLKAIDGLEMLVQQGAAALQLWLRQPVPVDVMRSALLEFLRA, from the coding sequence ATGATGACTCTACCCAGCCATTCCACGATTACTGGTAAAACCAAGCTCCTAGGCGTGATTGGATACCCAATCGAGCATTCTCTTTCGCCCGTCATGCATAACGCCGCTTTAGCTGCTCTGGGCAGCAGTTACGCCTATCTGCCCTTTGCGATCGACCCTGCGGATCTTCCCCTTGCCCTGGCAGGATTTGAGGCGATCGGACTTCAGGGCTTCAATGTCACGATTCCCCACAAGCAGGCAATTATGCCTTTACTCAACGACATCTCTGAAATTGCCCAGGCGATCGGAGCCGTCAACACCGTTTGTCGCACCGAGTCAGGCTGGTACGGCACCAACACCGACCTCGACGGATTTCTGGCTCCCCTGAAAGCCCAGCCGCAAACCTGGACTGAGTCGATCGCAGTTATTTTGGGTAACGGAGGGGCGGCTCGTGCGGTGGTCGCAGGTTGTCATCAGCTCGGCTGTAGGAAAATTGCCGTTGTCGGGCGCGATCGACAGAAGCTCGAAGCCTTCTGGCAAAGCTGGCAAAACCATCCCGTCTCAGCCCAGCTTACCGTTTCCGAGTGGCAAAACCTCCCAGACCTGCTGCCCCAGGCACATCTTCTGGTAAACACTACCCCGATCGGCATGGCACCTCACTCAGAAAATTCCCCGATCGATCCAACCCTGATGGCAAAACTGACTCCTGGCACAATTGCCTATGACCTAATCTACACTCCGCGCCCCACAAAATTTCTTCAGCAGGCAGAAAACCAGGGACTAAAAGCGATCGACGGACTGGAAATGCTCGTTCAGCAAGGCGCAGCCGCCCTTCAACTCTGGCTCCGGCAACCCGTTCCTGTGGATGTGATGCGATCGGCACTTCTGGAATTCCTGCGGGCTTAA
- a CDS encoding CHASE2 domain-containing protein: MMLEQLLEGRYKIIAVLGAGGFGQTYLAEILPGKNRAADSDPVDAPPHRLLCVIKQFKPSNTDSHFLETARRLFRNEAEILRRLGEHPQIPTFIDFFEKEGEFFLVQEFIEGKSLNRELLDRPWTEAEALDFMQDILGVIEFVHGNNVIHRDIKPANLIRRMEDGKFVLIDFGAVKEIQSQLRNDPERSALTVSIGTPGYTPAEQLAGKPRYCSDLYALGMTVIQALTGCQPTQMKMDGDTGELVWSVPSISPGFRAVLSRLVRYHFSQRYQSVAELRQALSHMEDAALDPLGFDSSEQTMLPSALLDSNLANYSRGGTAFPHTNGSYRLVPHDAHLHWRDRLKNGWKVFLATTIAVTGLVGGAKSLGWLQTPELAVYDHLMRLRPDAGTDPRILTVEITEPDLRKLQRSTPSDRDMAQVIRTIAQGQPRVIGMDLYRELPQEPGHAELMQTLQQTGTIAIMQLGDQNTIEIPPPPGLLPSQVGFNDFPIDPDGVVRRSLLYGTAVGNVYSSFALQVALKYLAAQGIQPQTSENFPPDKAVMQIGETDFVPLERSFGGYQSDDVGSGYQMLLNYRSSKRPIETVSFTDILEGRLDPALVKDRVVLIGTTAPSGKDLFYTPFSAGTETEHQMAGVTVHAQIVSQILSSVLEGVPLFRTLPDWAELLWIGSWAAIGSVAVWTVRHPLKLGTGVLICLGTIAGTSSVAFLYYWWIPAVAPAIAFVVAGIGTIGYRTARDQFIEDSTLLDIDAPTKPFSQTRH; this comes from the coding sequence ATGATGCTCGAGCAGTTGCTAGAGGGGCGATACAAAATTATCGCAGTCTTAGGAGCAGGTGGCTTCGGACAGACCTACCTGGCGGAAATTCTGCCGGGCAAAAATCGCGCTGCTGATTCTGATCCGGTAGACGCACCTCCCCATCGTTTGCTTTGCGTCATTAAGCAGTTTAAACCCAGCAATACGGACAGTCATTTCCTGGAAACGGCACGTCGCCTGTTTAGAAACGAAGCTGAGATTCTGCGAAGACTGGGTGAACATCCGCAAATCCCAACCTTTATCGATTTCTTTGAGAAAGAGGGCGAGTTCTTCCTGGTGCAGGAATTCATTGAGGGCAAATCCCTGAATCGGGAACTGCTCGATCGCCCCTGGACGGAAGCGGAAGCCCTGGATTTTATGCAGGATATCCTGGGTGTCATTGAGTTTGTGCATGGCAATAATGTGATCCATCGGGACATTAAGCCTGCCAACCTGATTCGGCGCATGGAGGACGGCAAGTTTGTCCTGATTGATTTTGGAGCCGTTAAAGAAATCCAGTCCCAGCTCCGAAACGATCCAGAGCGATCGGCGCTCACAGTCAGCATTGGTACACCGGGCTACACGCCTGCCGAACAGCTTGCAGGCAAACCGCGCTATTGCAGCGATCTCTATGCGCTGGGAATGACGGTGATCCAGGCACTCACAGGCTGTCAACCGACCCAGATGAAAATGGACGGGGATACGGGGGAACTGGTTTGGTCTGTCCCATCAATCAGTCCGGGTTTTCGGGCGGTGCTGTCGCGGCTGGTACGTTACCATTTCAGCCAGCGCTATCAATCTGTCGCGGAACTGCGGCAAGCCCTGTCCCACATGGAGGATGCTGCCCTTGACCCGCTTGGCTTTGACTCTTCGGAGCAAACCATGCTCCCTTCCGCTTTGCTGGATTCCAATCTGGCAAATTACTCCAGAGGCGGAACAGCATTCCCCCACACTAACGGGTCTTATCGCCTTGTTCCTCACGATGCTCATTTGCACTGGCGCGATCGCCTGAAGAACGGCTGGAAGGTTTTTCTGGCAACGACGATCGCTGTCACGGGGCTGGTTGGGGGAGCCAAGTCTCTGGGCTGGCTTCAAACTCCGGAACTGGCGGTTTACGATCACCTGATGCGTCTGCGTCCTGATGCCGGAACCGATCCCCGCATCCTAACGGTAGAAATCACGGAACCCGATCTGCGAAAGCTCCAGCGCAGTACGCCTTCCGATCGCGATATGGCACAGGTAATTCGCACGATCGCCCAGGGACAGCCCCGCGTGATCGGAATGGATCTGTATCGAGAACTGCCCCAGGAACCGGGTCACGCTGAACTGATGCAGACGCTCCAGCAAACCGGGACGATCGCAATCATGCAGCTTGGCGACCAAAACACGATCGAAATTCCGCCGCCGCCTGGACTTCTGCCGTCCCAAGTTGGATTCAACGATTTTCCAATCGACCCGGATGGCGTAGTTCGTCGGAGCTTGCTGTACGGTACTGCGGTAGGGAATGTATATTCCTCCTTTGCGCTTCAGGTTGCTCTAAAGTACCTGGCGGCTCAGGGAATTCAGCCTCAAACCAGCGAAAACTTCCCGCCAGACAAGGCAGTGATGCAGATTGGCGAAACAGACTTCGTGCCTCTAGAGCGCAGTTTTGGCGGCTACCAGAGCGATGACGTGGGTTCGGGCTACCAAATGCTCCTGAACTATCGATCGTCCAAGCGCCCAATTGAAACCGTGTCCTTCACGGATATCCTGGAAGGCAGGCTCGATCCAGCTTTAGTGAAAGATCGGGTGGTGCTAATTGGCACGACGGCTCCCAGCGGCAAAGATCTGTTCTATACGCCCTTCAGCGCCGGAACGGAAACCGAGCATCAAATGGCAGGGGTCACCGTTCACGCGCAAATCGTCAGCCAAATCCTGAGCAGTGTTCTGGAGGGTGTGCCTCTGTTTCGGACTTTGCCCGATTGGGCAGAGCTTTTGTGGATTGGCAGTTGGGCAGCGATCGGCAGTGTGGCAGTTTGGACAGTGCGGCATCCGCTAAAGCTGGGCACGGGGGTTTTAATTTGCCTGGGCACGATCGCCGGAACGAGCAGTGTGGCTTTCCTCTACTACTGGTGGATTCCTGCCGTTGCCCCTGCGATCGCCTTTGTGGTGGCTGGCATTGGTACGATCGGCTACCGCACGGCACGCGATCAGTTTATCGAGGATTCGACGCTGCTGGACATTGATGCGCCTACAAAGCCTTTCAGCCAAACAAGGCATTAG
- a CDS encoding vitamin K epoxide reductase family protein, with protein MSSRRRQAPWIQRNSRYLIAAVAILGALNTGYITATKLFGGEAACPTSGCEQVLSSPYAYVFGIPLSLFGLLAYIGMAVFALAPLAVNPDKNKPLRNDLENWTWLLLFIGSTAMLVFSGYLMYIMASQFVTVYGAGGICYYCIASALFALTLFVLTLLGRAWDDVGQLFFTGIIVALVTIVGSLGVYAGINNPATASADSGPPITTTSSQAEIALAKHLTSVGAKMYGAYWCPHCHDQKDLFGQQAWREVTYVECAPDGQNAQPQVCQTAGIEGYPTWEINGKKLSGTQTLQQLAEASGYTGPTNFQNGG; from the coding sequence ATGAGTAGCCGTCGCCGTCAAGCTCCCTGGATACAGCGCAACTCCCGCTATCTAATTGCTGCGGTTGCGATCTTGGGGGCACTCAACACCGGATACATTACCGCAACGAAACTGTTTGGCGGAGAAGCCGCTTGCCCGACGAGTGGCTGTGAGCAGGTTTTATCCAGTCCCTACGCCTATGTGTTTGGGATTCCGCTTTCGCTGTTTGGTCTGCTGGCATATATTGGCATGGCGGTCTTCGCCCTGGCTCCGTTGGCAGTTAATCCCGATAAAAATAAGCCGCTCCGCAACGATTTAGAGAACTGGACGTGGCTGCTGCTGTTCATCGGCTCGACTGCGATGCTGGTGTTTAGCGGCTACTTGATGTACATCATGGCAAGCCAGTTTGTTACCGTTTATGGCGCAGGCGGCATTTGCTACTACTGTATTGCTTCGGCGCTGTTTGCCCTGACACTGTTTGTGCTGACCCTTCTGGGTCGTGCCTGGGATGACGTGGGACAGCTCTTCTTCACGGGCATTATTGTGGCACTGGTGACGATCGTGGGATCGCTGGGTGTCTATGCAGGGATCAACAATCCGGCAACGGCATCGGCAGATTCGGGTCCGCCCATCACGACTACGTCCAGTCAGGCAGAAATCGCTCTGGCGAAGCATCTGACCAGCGTCGGCGCAAAGATGTACGGCGCGTACTGGTGTCCCCACTGCCACGACCAGAAAGATCTGTTTGGTCAGCAGGCATGGCGCGAAGTGACCTACGTTGAGTGTGCGCCGGACGGACAGAATGCTCAACCGCAGGTTTGTCAGACTGCGGGAATTGAAGGCTACCCAACCTGGGAAATTAACGGCAAGAAGCTCTCTGGCACTCAAACCCTCCAGCAGCTTGCAGAGGCATCGGGCTACACGGGACCAACAAACTTCCAGAATGGCGGCTAG
- the btpA gene encoding photosystem I biogenesis protein BtpA — protein MDLLQTFKTANPIIGVVHLLPLPASARWGGSLKAVIDRAEQEATALASGGVDAIIVENFFDAPFAKETVDPATVSAMSLVVQRLMHLVTLPIGINVLRNDAHSAMAIATCVQAHFIRVNVLTGVMATDQGLIEGQAHQLLRYRRELGSDVKILADVLVKHARPLGSPNLTTAVQETIDRGLADGVILSGWATGSPPSLEDLELASAAANGRPVFIGSGANWENIPRLIQAADGVIVSSSLKRRGQIEQPIDPIRVSQFVEAMQRSLSSKTASKPASSMPVHSQH, from the coding sequence GTGGACTTATTACAGACTTTTAAAACTGCCAATCCCATCATCGGTGTCGTTCATTTGCTGCCGCTACCCGCTTCTGCCCGCTGGGGAGGTAGCCTCAAAGCCGTGATCGATCGGGCGGAGCAGGAAGCCACTGCCCTGGCATCGGGTGGGGTTGATGCGATCATCGTAGAGAATTTTTTTGATGCGCCCTTTGCCAAAGAGACGGTCGATCCTGCAACGGTGAGCGCCATGAGTCTGGTGGTTCAGCGGCTCATGCACCTCGTCACTCTGCCGATCGGCATTAACGTCCTGCGAAACGATGCCCATAGCGCTATGGCGATCGCAACCTGCGTTCAGGCACACTTCATCCGTGTCAATGTGCTAACGGGCGTAATGGCAACCGACCAGGGCTTAATCGAGGGACAGGCACACCAGCTTTTGCGCTACCGGCGGGAACTGGGTAGCGATGTCAAAATCCTGGCAGATGTTTTGGTCAAACACGCTCGTCCGCTGGGTTCTCCCAATCTCACGACGGCGGTGCAGGAAACGATCGATCGCGGTTTAGCCGATGGCGTGATTCTCTCCGGATGGGCAACGGGCAGTCCACCTAGCCTGGAAGATCTAGAGCTTGCCAGCGCAGCCGCCAATGGAAGGCCTGTGTTTATCGGCAGCGGTGCTAACTGGGAAAACATTCCGCGACTGATCCAGGCGGCTGATGGCGTAATCGTCTCCAGTTCCCTGAAGCGACGGGGACAGATTGAGCAGCCGATCGATCCGATTCGCGTCAGCCAGTTTGTGGAGGCGATGCAGCGCAGTTTGTCCAGCAAAACCGCTTCTAAGCCAGCTTCCTCTATGCCAGTACATTCCCAGCACTAA
- the rimO gene encoding 30S ribosomal protein S12 methylthiotransferase RimO: MGDKPTIAITHLGCEKNRIDSEHMLGLLVQAGYQVDSNEELADYVIVNTCSFIQAAREESVRTLVELAEANKKVVITGCMAQHFQQELLDALPEAVAIVGTGDYHKIVNVIQRTQSGERVKEISQEPTFIADETMPRYRTTTEGVAYLRVAEGCDYRCAFCIIPHLRGNQRSRSIESIVAEAKQLAAEGVQEIILISQITTNYGLDLYGEPKLAELLRALGEVEIPWIRMHYAYPTGLTPKVVQAIQETPNVLPYLDLPLQHSHPEVLRAMNRPWQGQVNDAIIDRIKTALPNAVLRTTFIVGFPGETNEHFEHLRQFVQRHEFDHVGVFTFSPEEGTPAFSLSNQISQDVMDARRDAIMTLQQPISLKRNRAEIGKVVDVLIEQENPETGELVGRSARFAPEVDGLVYVKGGARLGTIVPVVITDADVYDLYGQVADSQAQLRGAFDRVSVYR, from the coding sequence ATGGGCGATAAGCCAACCATTGCAATCACTCATTTGGGTTGCGAAAAAAATCGGATTGACTCTGAACATATGCTTGGTCTGCTGGTGCAGGCAGGCTATCAGGTTGATTCCAACGAAGAACTCGCTGATTACGTTATTGTCAATACTTGCAGCTTTATTCAGGCGGCGCGGGAGGAGTCCGTCCGAACTTTGGTGGAACTCGCCGAAGCGAATAAAAAAGTTGTGATTACGGGCTGCATGGCACAGCATTTCCAGCAGGAATTGCTTGATGCGCTTCCGGAAGCGGTGGCGATCGTGGGAACAGGCGACTATCACAAGATTGTCAACGTCATTCAGCGCACCCAGTCCGGTGAACGGGTGAAGGAAATTTCCCAGGAGCCGACCTTTATTGCCGATGAAACCATGCCCCGCTATCGCACAACCACTGAGGGCGTGGCGTACCTGCGGGTGGCGGAGGGCTGCGACTACCGCTGTGCCTTTTGCATCATTCCCCATCTGCGGGGCAATCAGCGATCGCGTTCCATTGAGTCGATCGTTGCGGAGGCAAAACAGCTTGCGGCGGAAGGCGTACAGGAGATCATCCTGATTTCCCAGATCACCACGAACTACGGTCTGGATCTGTACGGTGAACCTAAGCTAGCGGAACTGCTGCGGGCACTGGGCGAAGTAGAAATTCCCTGGATTCGGATGCACTATGCCTATCCGACCGGGCTGACGCCGAAGGTGGTTCAAGCCATCCAGGAAACGCCGAATGTACTGCCCTACCTCGATTTGCCGCTTCAGCATTCCCACCCGGAGGTGCTGCGGGCAATGAATCGTCCCTGGCAGGGGCAGGTCAATGACGCAATTATCGATCGCATCAAAACGGCTCTGCCGAATGCGGTGCTGCGGACGACGTTTATTGTGGGTTTCCCTGGCGAAACGAACGAGCATTTCGAGCATCTGCGGCAGTTTGTGCAGCGACACGAGTTTGACCATGTGGGCGTGTTTACCTTTTCCCCCGAAGAGGGAACTCCCGCGTTCAGTTTGTCCAATCAAATCTCTCAGGATGTGATGGATGCCCGTCGCGATGCCATCATGACCCTTCAGCAGCCGATCTCGCTGAAGCGGAACCGGGCGGAGATTGGCAAGGTGGTAGATGTGCTGATCGAACAGGAAAATCCAGAAACCGGGGAACTCGTCGGGCGATCGGCTCGCTTTGCCCCAGAGGTAGACGGATTGGTGTATGTCAAGGGTGGCGCACGGCTAGGGACGATCGTTCCCGTGGTGATCACGGATGCGGATGTGTATGACCTCTACGGTCAAGTTGCGGATTCACAGGCACAGCTACGAGGCGCGTTCGATCGTGTCTCTGTTTATCGATAG